One region of Carcharodon carcharias isolate sCarCar2 chromosome 21, sCarCar2.pri, whole genome shotgun sequence genomic DNA includes:
- the LOC121293084 gene encoding myosin-binding protein C, cardiac-type-like → MPEPTKKAASAFTKKPKTLEVTARSAAEFVAETGKADAKVKWQRDGKDIQASDKYVIKSEGVQHRLIVNNAAKEDEVVYAVISGTSKVKFELKVKQEEGKETAGSHANPPAAAPAAAAPKAPAAAPKAPVLKPIFWLKC, encoded by the exons ATGCCTGAACCAACCAAGAAAGCAG CATCTGCATTTACCAAGAAGCCAAAAACACTTGAGGTGACTGCTCGGAGTGCAGCAGAGTTTGTGGCTgaaacaggcaaggcagatgccAAAGTGAAATGGCAAAGAGATGGCAAAGACATTCAAGCAAGTGACAAATACGTGATTAAATCAGAAGGAGTGCAACACAGGCTCATAGTCAACAATGCAGCAAAGGAGGATGAAGTGGTGTACGCAGTCATTAGTGGTACTTCCAAAGTGAAATTTGAACTGAAAGTCAAACAGGAAG AGGGAAAAGAGACTGCTGGAAGTCATGCAaacccaccagcagcagcaccagcagcagcagcacccaaagcaccagcagcagcacccaaagcaccag